TGGGTACTGGTAGACGCCGCCGACGTGGAACGAGTGCGCGAACTCGGCGAGGTGAACGTTGCGGTGTTCGCCGACGGCGACGCGCAGGTCATCGACGGGAGCGACTCGCGGGCCGAGGCCGACGCCTACATCGTCGGCAAGGACGGCGAGGGCGACGGGACTGTGGACCTGCCCAACGACTTCTCGGGGTCGGCGGACCTCTCGACGCTCCGGCGCGATGACGACCGGGCGGACGGCGCGTACGTCCGCATCCTGAACGAGGACTACGAGGCGTTCGCCGAGGCGGCCGCCAACGAGGCCGACTACACCATCGTCGTCGGCGAGGACTGGACCATCATCCCGCTCGAAAACCTCATCGCGCGCATCGGCGAGGAGACCGACCTCGTCGCGGGCGTCACCACGGCCGAGGAGGCCAAGACCGCGTTCGAGACGCTGGAAATCGGGAGCGACGCCGTCCTGCTGGACACCGACAGCCCCGACGAGATTCGGGAGACCGTCGAGGTCCGCGACGAGGCCGAGCGCGAGACGCTCGAACTGGACTGGGCAGAGGTCACGACCATCGAGCGCACCGGGAGCGCCGACCGCGTCTGCGTCGATACGGGGAGTCTGATGGACCACGACGAGGGGATGCTCGTCGGGTCGATGTCGCGCGGCCTCTTTTTCGTCCACGCCGAAACCGCCGAATCGCCGTACGTCGCCTCCCGACCGTTCCGGGTCAACGCTGGCGCGGTCCACGCCTACGTCCGGACGCCCGACGGCGGCACGAAGTACCTCGCGGAACTGAAGTCCGGCGACGAGGTGCAACTCGTTGACACCGAGGGGCACACACGCGAGGCGACGGTCGGCCGAGTCAAAATCGAGAAGCGCCCGATGTTCCGGGTGGTCGCCGAGTTCGACGACGGCGACCGGGTCGAGACGCTCCTCCAGAACGCCGAGACCATCAAGGTCGCCACGAGCGAGGGGCGCAAGGCTGTCACCGACCTCGAAGCGGGCGACGAACTCCGGGTCTTCCGCGAGGGCGGCGCTCGGCACTTCGGCGAGGCGGTCGAAGAGAGCATCATCGAGAAGTAGCGCCGTCGGTCCGCGACGAGTTACGTCGGGTTAACGCGAGACGGCGTTGCTTTCGGTCGGTCCGTTGGGACCCTCGCGCTCCGGAAGCGGCGTCGTACACCACTGACAGAAGTCCAGTTCTTCGTCCACGGGCTTGCCGCAGTAGGGGCACTGCTCGCCCTCCTCTTCGTCGGGTTCGCGCTGGAGCGCCAGCCAGTAGGCGTCGATGGAACTGAACAGGCGAACGACCCAGATGGGGAGCAACGTTTCCCAACCGAGGTCCTGCGTCGCCTCCATCGCGGCCTCGAACGCGGCCGAGATGTCTCCCGAGGCGGCCGCCGTCTCGGGGAGCGGGACGAACAGCAATACGGCGCTGACCATGAACGCGAACCACATCGCCGAGCGAAGCCACTTTCGGAGGTAGACGTGGCCGAGTCCGGGGAGGAAAAACGACAGCAGTGCGCCCAACCACGGACGCTTCTCGGAATTCGTACGAGTCACTACTCGGCGCTAACCGGCCGACGCTAATAAATGCTGTCCCACGAAACCGGCGCTATCCGTCAATGCAGGCGCTCTATTTTAATTTCTCCACGAGGTTCGCCAGCGTTTCGAGGTCGTACTGGCCCGGCGCAGTCGCGTCTTCGGGTTCAACGGGAGCGTAACCAATCGCCGACCCGTAGAGGGGCGCGACCGCCCGCGAGTGGCGACCGGGCGCGCCCATCGCCATCGTCGCCACGCGCTCGCCCGCGGCGTCGAACTCGTGGGTGACCGCCAGCAGGTCCAGCACGTCGCTCCGACGCTCGGCGGTGACCGCGAGTTTGCCCACGTCGGCGCGCTCGGTGGCGGTTTCGAGGTGCCCGCGCAGGTCGGCTTTCGGCGGCGTGCGCTCGAAGTTGTGGACCGAGGCGACGACGCTCGTTCCGGTCCGGCGCGCGCGCTCGGCGACGCGCTCGCCCTCGCCCGCGGTGAGGCTCTTCAGTTCCACGTCCACTGCCCCGACGCAGGCGAGTTCCGCGGCCTCCGCGAGTTGGGCGAGTCGCCCCTCGTCGTCCTCGGCCTCGCCGCCCTCCCACGCCGCGCGGTTGGTGGCGAGGACGGGTAGTCGGCCGTCGTAGTCGTCGAGCGCCGCGAGCGGGTCGCTGGCGAGGTCCATCCGGAACTCCACGGCGTCGGCGTGCTCGCGGGCGCGGGCCTCCGCGTCGAGGTCGGTGAGACTCGCGGCGAGGACGAACTCCTCGAAGTTCATGCGTGGGTCTCTGTCGGGGGCGTGGAAAAGTGTACTCGTTGCGGGGACGGCGAGCGAAACGACGC
This genomic stretch from Halorussus pelagicus harbors:
- a CDS encoding 3-dehydroquinate synthase II; amino-acid sequence: MTRSVWLKADDAVGDWDARRKRITAGLEAGVDWVLVDAADVERVRELGEVNVAVFADGDAQVIDGSDSRAEADAYIVGKDGEGDGTVDLPNDFSGSADLSTLRRDDDRADGAYVRILNEDYEAFAEAAANEADYTIVVGEDWTIIPLENLIARIGEETDLVAGVTTAEEAKTAFETLEIGSDAVLLDTDSPDEIRETVEVRDEAERETLELDWAEVTTIERTGSADRVCVDTGSLMDHDEGMLVGSMSRGLFFVHAETAESPYVASRPFRVNAGAVHAYVRTPDGGTKYLAELKSGDEVQLVDTEGHTREATVGRVKIEKRPMFRVVAEFDDGDRVETLLQNAETIKVATSEGRKAVTDLEAGDELRVFREGGARHFGEAVEESIIEK
- a CDS encoding type I 3-dehydroquinate dehydratase gives rise to the protein MNFEEFVLAASLTDLDAEARAREHADAVEFRMDLASDPLAALDDYDGRLPVLATNRAAWEGGEAEDDEGRLAQLAEAAELACVGAVDVELKSLTAGEGERVAERARRTGTSVVASVHNFERTPPKADLRGHLETATERADVGKLAVTAERRSDVLDLLAVTHEFDAAGERVATMAMGAPGRHSRAVAPLYGSAIGYAPVEPEDATAPGQYDLETLANLVEKLK
- a CDS encoding zinc ribbon domain-containing protein, encoding MTRTNSEKRPWLGALLSFFLPGLGHVYLRKWLRSAMWFAFMVSAVLLFVPLPETAAASGDISAAFEAAMEATQDLGWETLLPIWVVRLFSSIDAYWLALQREPDEEEGEQCPYCGKPVDEELDFCQWCTTPLPEREGPNGPTESNAVSR